A DNA window from Microcystis aeruginosa NIES-843 contains the following coding sequences:
- the tnpA gene encoding IS200/IS605 family transposase yields the protein MKANYFKTRRAIFKLTVHIVLVTKYRRKVFQKKHLEFLRIVFQNIAEKWKAKVIEINGESDHIHILLTYPPHKLLSSLIANLKSTSCQLMWDNFSDHLKEIYGQDKRILWTGAYFVASCGGVTIDQLKKYVENQDSPEY from the coding sequence ATGAAGGCTAATTATTTTAAGACTCGTAGAGCTATCTTTAAACTCACCGTACATATAGTTCTTGTGACAAAATATCGCCGAAAGGTATTCCAGAAAAAGCATTTAGAGTTTTTGAGAATAGTTTTTCAAAACATAGCTGAGAAATGGAAGGCGAAGGTAATAGAGATTAACGGAGAATCAGACCATATCCATATCCTTCTGACTTACCCACCCCATAAGCTGTTAAGTAGTCTAATCGCTAACTTAAAATCAACTTCTTGCCAGCTGATGTGGGATAACTTTTCAGACCACTTGAAAGAGATATATGGTCAAGATAAGAGAATTTTGTGGACAGGGGCATATTTTGTGGCTAGTTGTGGCGGTGTCACAATAGACCAACTTAAGAAATATGTAGAGAATCAGGATTCCCCTGAATATTAG
- a CDS encoding RNA-guided endonuclease InsQ/TnpB family protein: protein MRVIEFKLKTNSHQKIAIQEAIRVGQFIRNKCLRFWMDSTKEDQVNYGTLCKLTTELANSSEFSFVGKLNSMARQASAERAWFSISRFYDNCQRGLAKKGYPKFKKFSRSVEYKTSGWKLTEDKKFIHITDKTGIGKLKLIGTFNREILDKSTIKRVRLIKRADGFYCQFVLDIERVETFDSTGKEVGIDLGLNHFLTDSNGDKIDNPRFLRKSEKRLKKAQRKLSKKKKGSQKRLKQKSKVARLHLKVSRQRKDFAVKTAKALIQSNDLVVYEDLKVSNMVKNPKLAKSISDASWSMFTDWLDYFGKIHGKFVVAVNPQYTSQQCSSCGNIVKKTLSVRTHVCSCGCVLDRDENAAINILARANTVGRTEIQALGQTTHCLLSESLVDQVTG, encoded by the coding sequence ATGCGAGTCATAGAGTTTAAGTTAAAAACCAATTCACACCAGAAAATAGCCATTCAAGAGGCTATCAGGGTGGGACAGTTTATTCGGAACAAATGTCTAAGATTTTGGATGGACTCTACCAAAGAAGATCAGGTTAACTATGGTACTTTGTGTAAATTAACTACAGAATTAGCTAACAGTTCTGAATTTTCTTTTGTTGGTAAACTCAACTCTATGGCTCGTCAAGCAAGTGCCGAAAGAGCTTGGTTTTCTATATCCCGTTTCTACGACAATTGTCAAAGGGGTTTGGCAAAAAAAGGCTATCCCAAATTCAAAAAGTTTTCAAGGTCTGTCGAGTACAAAACTTCTGGTTGGAAACTAACAGAAGACAAAAAGTTTATCCACATCACGGATAAAACAGGGATAGGAAAATTAAAGCTAATCGGTACTTTTAACCGTGAGATTCTCGATAAATCTACTATCAAAAGAGTCAGGCTTATTAAACGAGCCGATGGCTTTTATTGTCAATTTGTCTTAGACATTGAGAGAGTAGAAACCTTTGACTCTACAGGAAAAGAAGTAGGGATTGATTTAGGTTTAAACCATTTCTTAACTGACTCTAATGGGGATAAAATTGATAACCCACGGTTTCTTCGTAAGTCGGAAAAAAGACTAAAAAAGGCTCAACGTAAACTCTCAAAAAAGAAAAAGGGAAGCCAAAAAAGATTAAAACAGAAATCTAAAGTAGCTCGCCTTCATCTAAAAGTTTCTAGACAGCGTAAAGATTTTGCCGTCAAGACAGCAAAAGCGTTAATCCAATCTAACGATTTGGTAGTCTATGAGGACTTGAAGGTATCTAATATGGTGAAAAATCCTAAGCTTGCTAAATCTATTTCAGATGCAAGTTGGTCAATGTTCACCGATTGGTTAGACTACTTTGGGAAAATACACGGGAAGTTTGTGGTAGCGGTAAATCCACAATATACTAGCCAACAATGTTCTAGTTGTGGTAATATTGTCAAGAAAACATTATCTGTAAGAACTCATGTTTGTTCTTGTGGGTGTGTCTTGGATAGAGACGAAAACGCCGCTATAAACATTCTCGCACGGGCAAATACTGTCGGGCGGACAGAAATTCAAGCCCTCGGACAGACTACCCACTGTCTATTAAGTGAAAGCTTAGTAGATCAGGTAACTGGATGA
- a CDS encoding potassium channel family protein produces the protein MKFRQLMRATENKYNRLLANLVLLYIIYPFLVYLPLGDLLVFFFFSLSVIIAVYQIDRSKLALRCNIGLFLIALILRVFGTIIPINRDLTGWFDLSSTLISLAFISLCVYSILQELILAEQVTSDIIKGGICVYFLLGFFWASAYSIVQIFEPDSFSSAAKTVNQADLLHFSFTTLATVGYGDIVPTSKVARVLANLEGMTGVLYPAVFIARLVSLHNGR, from the coding sequence ATGAAATTCCGTCAATTGATGCGGGCAACAGAAAATAAATACAATCGGCTGCTGGCAAATCTAGTCTTGCTCTACATTATTTACCCATTTTTAGTATATCTACCCCTCGGAGATTTGCTAGTTTTCTTTTTCTTCTCCCTCTCTGTGATCATCGCCGTCTATCAGATCGATCGCAGTAAATTGGCTTTAAGATGTAATATCGGTCTGTTTCTAATTGCCCTCATCCTGCGAGTATTCGGCACGATTATCCCTATAAATAGGGATTTAACCGGTTGGTTCGATCTGTCTAGTACATTAATTTCTCTAGCTTTTATTAGTTTATGCGTGTACTCGATTTTACAAGAATTAATTCTCGCCGAACAGGTAACATCCGATATCATCAAAGGGGGAATTTGTGTCTATTTTCTCCTAGGATTTTTCTGGGCATCCGCTTATAGTATCGTCCAGATTTTTGAACCCGATTCCTTTAGCTCCGCCGCTAAAACCGTCAACCAGGCGGATCTACTTCATTTCAGCTTTACTACCCTGGCCACGGTTGGTTACGGTGATATAGTTCCTACCAGTAAAGTCGCTAGAGTTTTAGCCAATTTAGAAGGAATGACTGGAGTTCTCTATCCCGCCGTTTTTATCGCTCGTTTAGTCAGTTTACACAATGGTCGTTAA
- a CDS encoding DUF2092 domain-containing protein, producing the protein MIMRRFMPILSLLLPWVTAAGVLAEIPTLSQEIRPKTAEQVIEQLCANLTKQRSFTVNMDVTYDDVLDSGAKVQYSAYQNIWVEKPDRLRSDYTGDERVTRFFYDGKTFTLADLERDLYVTKPAANTLDEALDQVEQRYGITIPMSNLAANDPCADLMADVGQIIFIGNNMVNGEQMYHLLLIGSDRDYQIWVTQDATPLLRKAIITYKTLPGSPQYTAILSDWNFNPSTPADTFTFQPGSESIPIELLPPRDNQSQP; encoded by the coding sequence ATGATTATGCGTCGCTTTATGCCGATTCTTTCTTTACTTTTGCCTTGGGTCACTGCCGCAGGAGTCTTGGCGGAAATACCGACTCTATCCCAGGAAATCCGCCCAAAAACGGCGGAACAGGTGATCGAGCAACTCTGTGCTAATTTAACCAAACAGCGATCGTTCACCGTCAATATGGATGTCACCTATGACGATGTACTCGACTCCGGGGCGAAAGTTCAGTACAGTGCCTATCAAAACATCTGGGTAGAGAAACCCGATCGCCTGCGCTCGGACTACACTGGGGATGAACGAGTTACCCGCTTTTTTTACGATGGTAAAACCTTCACCCTCGCGGATCTGGAACGGGATCTATACGTCACGAAACCGGCAGCGAATACTCTAGATGAAGCCTTAGACCAAGTAGAGCAAAGGTACGGAATCACTATTCCCATGTCCAATCTGGCAGCGAACGATCCCTGTGCAGATCTAATGGCCGATGTCGGGCAAATTATTTTTATCGGCAACAACATGGTCAATGGCGAACAAATGTATCACCTGCTGCTGATTGGTAGCGATCGCGATTATCAAATCTGGGTCACGCAGGATGCCACCCCCCTACTGAGGAAAGCGATTATTACCTATAAAACTCTACCCGGTTCACCCCAGTACACGGCAATATTATCCGACTGGAATTTTAATCCCAGTACACCCGCCGATACTTTCACTTTCCAACCGGGATCAGAGTCGATCCCTATCGAACTTCTACCCCCTAGGGATAATCAATCCCAGCCTTAA
- a CDS encoding AbrB/MazE/SpoVT family DNA-binding domain-containing protein — translation MKSQIGRWGNSLAIRIPKYAVEALNLNPNDVVECSVENGKLVIELIQALPELSLEELLAEVVESPEPEVDWGRPMGEEVW, via the coding sequence ATGAAGTCGCAGATTGGACGCTGGGGTAATTCTTTAGCGATTCGGATTCCCAAGTATGCGGTGGAAGCACTAAACCTCAATCCCAATGACGTTGTTGAATGTTCTGTGGAAAACGGAAAGCTAGTAATTGAGCTAATTCAAGCCTTGCCTGAGTTAAGCCTAGAAGAACTACTGGCTGAGGTTGTTGAATCACCGGAGCCGGAAGTGGATTGGGGACGGCCAATGGGAGAGGAGGTTTGGTGA
- a CDS encoding DUF6515 family protein: MKRSLCQNLCVLAALLLGTSLLVTDYVDARGGGGGGSRGGGGGSRGGGGASPRVNRSSDLQNRGNFSNRSQPSRDFSGRQGERQTGQQNRQGERTERQGERQTGQQNRQGERSERTDTRQGERSERQGERQTGQQNRQGERSERTDIRQGERTERQGERQQQVSDRQQNRQNFIDDNRNGYWRGGGWYGGGYYVPPGWGWVGLTTGLVIGSAIATLPPYYDTVYMGSTSYIYSDGIYLQPSGSSYTVVAPPIGAIVTYIPDGCTTITADNTLYYNCSGIYYRPLFENGSTVYQVVRF; this comes from the coding sequence ATGAAAAGATCTTTATGTCAAAACTTATGTGTTCTTGCCGCCCTCCTCTTGGGTACAAGTTTACTGGTAACGGATTATGTGGACGCTCGCGGTGGCGGTGGCGGCGGTAGTCGTGGCGGTGGCGGTGGTAGTCGTGGCGGTGGTGGAGCTTCCCCACGGGTTAACCGCAGTAGTGATCTGCAAAACCGAGGGAATTTTAGTAATCGTTCCCAACCCTCTAGAGATTTTTCTGGAAGACAGGGTGAACGGCAAACCGGTCAACAAAACCGTCAAGGGGAACGCACGGAAAGACAGGGTGAACGGCAAACCGGTCAACAAAACCGGCAGGGTGAACGCAGCGAAAGAACCGATACCCGTCAAGGGGAACGCAGCGAAAGACAGGGTGAACGGCAAACCGGTCAACAAAACCGGCAGGGTGAACGCAGCGAAAGAACCGATATCCGTCAAGGGGAACGCACCGAAAGACAGGGTGAACGGCAGCAGCAGGTTAGCGATCGCCAACAGAACCGTCAGAACTTTATTGACGATAATCGCAACGGTTACTGGCGTGGTGGCGGTTGGTACGGTGGCGGTTATTATGTCCCCCCGGGTTGGGGTTGGGTGGGGTTGACCACTGGCCTAGTCATCGGTTCAGCGATCGCTACTCTCCCCCCATACTACGATACTGTCTATATGGGTTCTACTTCCTACATTTACTCGGACGGCATCTATCTTCAGCCTAGCGGTAGTTCCTACACGGTGGTGGCCCCGCCAATCGGCGCAATTGTCACCTATATCCCAGACGGCTGCACCACAATTACGGCTGACAATACGCTTTATTACAATTGCAGCGGTATTTACTATCGGCCTCTGTTTGAGAATGGTTCCACGGTTTATCAGGTCGTTCGCTTCTAA
- a CDS encoding DEAD/DEAH box helicase, giving the protein MTTLHGNWLIRSQDSVFFLWGEQWQGKELSETQENHPFCLESGALAQFIEKFSPQLDRYSPESIKLSLPSYSPPRKKYFLPLLSGQILEPTAKSLSWQPWQVSGLTFSAGMIVRLWEKLPLAKAEFIGNDLRFWLYLHRWSLDLLARGKFLAGINQGESCWYPLLDSTIDRTRLAKFIQTIPPVCLAYQENSEPQTIILDCLKNIVDARLRQKIDSSVNISPSLMVKPWLQSLSGDHHEIALEAKNLQRLENAYHNWVFPIQESLVNGNNRQLIENQYRVCLSLQPPSLGTVWKLTYYLQALDAPEFLISAKLIWLEGKESYHSYQRVVNNPQEILLKGLGLAARLYEPIRISLEQRHPEECSLDSLEVYQFIRSIAWQLQDQGLGVILPTGLTAGSNEQRLGIKIAASVTPKKGERLSLTSLLNFQLKLVVGEQEISKKDFDKLLEKKSPVVEVGGKWLILQPTDVKAAQAILNNTIAPLNLSVEDALRLSSGDNNLIAKLPVVNFQAEGALKELIDNLNNNQGIQLINPPREFRGELRPYQIKGVSWLAFLEKWGLGACLADDMGLGKTPQLIAFLLALKEQDMLVNPVLVVAPTSVVNNWEHELRKFAPTLAVFVHHGEKRLKGQAFAQEVKNKSVVITSYPLIYRDLSTLEAVQWQGLVLDEAQNIKNSTAKQSQAVRKIPAGFRIALTGTPVENRLTELWSILDFLNPNFLGTQTFFQRRFALPIEKYGDQESLHNLRSLVRPFILRRLKTDKNIIEDLPEKQEMNIFCGLSKEQGQLYQQLVETTLQKIEEIQGIQKHGLILTLLMQLKQICNHPAHFLKENSLETSQRSGKLLRLEAMVEEVIAEGDRALIFTQFAEWGKLLQTHLQKKLAEEILFLSGSTKAKDRVEMIERFQNDPQGPKIFILSLKAGGTGLNLTRANHVFHIDRWWNPAVENQATDRAFRIGQKRNVQVHKFICTGTLEERINEMIESKKQLAEQTVDAGENWLTELDTDRLRDLLLLDRSAIIDEEETD; this is encoded by the coding sequence ATGACTACTCTACACGGTAATTGGCTGATTCGTTCGCAGGATAGTGTTTTTTTTCTTTGGGGTGAACAGTGGCAAGGGAAAGAATTAAGTGAAACCCAAGAAAATCATCCTTTTTGTCTAGAATCTGGGGCATTAGCCCAATTTATCGAGAAATTTTCTCCTCAGCTTGACCGCTATTCTCCAGAATCAATCAAGCTCAGTTTGCCGAGCTATTCCCCCCCTAGGAAAAAATATTTTTTACCGCTGCTGTCTGGGCAAATTCTCGAACCCACAGCTAAATCCTTGTCTTGGCAACCATGGCAGGTATCGGGATTAACTTTTTCTGCGGGGATGATAGTGCGGTTATGGGAGAAATTACCCCTAGCTAAGGCCGAATTTATCGGCAATGATCTACGATTTTGGCTGTATTTGCACCGTTGGAGTTTAGATTTATTAGCAAGGGGAAAGTTTTTAGCGGGAATAAATCAGGGTGAAAGTTGCTGGTATCCCCTGCTAGATAGTACCATCGATCGCACTCGTTTAGCTAAGTTTATCCAAACCATCCCCCCGGTCTGTCTTGCCTATCAAGAAAATAGCGAACCACAAACAATTATTCTCGATTGCTTAAAAAATATTGTCGATGCTCGTTTGCGACAAAAGATAGATAGTAGTGTTAATATTTCGCCGTCATTGATGGTAAAACCCTGGCTACAATCTTTAAGCGGTGATCATCATGAGATTGCCTTAGAAGCCAAGAATTTACAGCGTCTAGAAAATGCTTATCATAACTGGGTGTTTCCTATCCAAGAAAGTTTGGTTAATGGCAATAATCGCCAATTAATCGAGAATCAATACCGTGTCTGTTTATCTTTACAACCTCCCAGTCTAGGGACAGTGTGGAAACTCACCTATTATTTACAAGCGTTAGATGCTCCCGAATTTCTCATTAGTGCCAAGTTGATTTGGTTAGAGGGCAAAGAAAGTTATCATAGTTATCAAAGAGTTGTCAATAATCCTCAGGAAATTCTCTTAAAAGGATTGGGATTAGCGGCGCGATTGTACGAACCAATTAGAATTAGTTTAGAGCAAAGACACCCGGAGGAATGTTCTCTTGATTCGCTCGAAGTTTATCAGTTTATTCGCTCGATCGCTTGGCAATTGCAAGATCAGGGATTAGGGGTAATTTTGCCAACGGGTTTAACTGCTGGTAGTAATGAACAAAGATTAGGAATTAAGATTGCTGCCAGTGTAACTCCCAAAAAAGGAGAAAGATTAAGTTTAACCAGTTTGTTAAACTTTCAGCTTAAATTAGTGGTAGGGGAACAGGAAATATCGAAAAAAGATTTTGATAAGTTATTAGAGAAAAAATCGCCAGTGGTGGAAGTGGGAGGCAAATGGTTAATCCTACAACCTACGGATGTCAAAGCAGCTCAGGCAATTTTAAATAATACCATCGCTCCCCTTAATCTCTCGGTGGAGGATGCCCTGCGCTTGAGTTCAGGAGATAATAATCTAATTGCTAAACTGCCGGTAGTTAATTTCCAAGCGGAGGGAGCATTAAAGGAATTAATTGATAATTTAAATAACAATCAAGGGATTCAATTAATCAACCCACCGCGGGAATTTCGGGGGGAATTACGTCCCTATCAAATCAAGGGAGTTAGTTGGTTAGCTTTCCTAGAAAAGTGGGGTTTAGGTGCTTGTTTAGCCGATGATATGGGTTTAGGAAAAACCCCGCAATTAATCGCTTTTTTACTAGCATTAAAAGAACAGGATATGTTAGTTAATCCCGTGTTAGTGGTGGCTCCCACTTCTGTGGTCAATAACTGGGAACATGAATTAAGAAAATTCGCTCCCACCCTGGCTGTTTTTGTGCATCATGGCGAAAAAAGATTAAAAGGTCAAGCTTTTGCTCAAGAGGTAAAAAATAAATCGGTTGTTATTACCAGTTATCCTTTAATCTATCGCGATCTGTCCACTTTGGAAGCAGTACAATGGCAAGGTTTAGTTTTAGATGAGGCTCAAAATATTAAAAACTCTACGGCTAAACAATCCCAAGCAGTGCGAAAAATACCCGCAGGATTTCGGATTGCCTTAACGGGAACTCCCGTAGAAAATCGCCTGACAGAATTGTGGTCAATTTTGGATTTTCTCAATCCCAATTTTTTAGGAACTCAAACATTTTTCCAGCGTCGTTTTGCCCTTCCCATTGAAAAATACGGCGATCAAGAATCCCTGCATAATTTGCGTTCCCTTGTCCGTCCCTTTATTTTACGGAGATTAAAAACCGATAAAAATATTATTGAAGATTTACCAGAAAAACAGGAAATGAATATTTTTTGTGGTTTATCGAAAGAACAGGGACAACTTTATCAACAATTAGTCGAGACAACGCTCCAGAAAATTGAAGAAATTCAAGGAATTCAGAAACATGGATTAATTTTAACCTTGCTAATGCAACTAAAACAAATTTGTAATCATCCCGCCCATTTTTTGAAAGAAAATAGTTTAGAAACCAGTCAAAGATCGGGAAAATTATTACGTTTAGAAGCTATGGTAGAGGAAGTGATAGCAGAAGGCGATCGAGCTTTAATTTTTACACAATTTGCCGAGTGGGGAAAACTCCTACAAACCCATCTCCAGAAAAAATTAGCCGAGGAAATATTATTTCTCTCCGGTTCTACCAAAGCAAAAGATCGGGTAGAAATGATCGAGCGCTTTCAAAATGATCCCCAAGGACCAAAGATTTTTATTCTCTCCCTGAAAGCGGGGGGAACAGGATTAAATTTAACCCGCGCTAATCACGTTTTTCATATCGATCGTTGGTGGAATCCGGCCGTAGAGAATCAGGCCACCGATCGCGCTTTCCGCATCGGACAAAAACGCAATGTTCAGGTACATAAATTCATCTGTACGGGAACCCTAGAGGAACGCATTAATGAGATGATCGAAAGCAAGAAACAATTAGCGGAACAAACCGTAGATGCTGGGGAAAATTGGTTAACAGAATTAGATACCGATCGCCTGCGAGATTTATTATTATTAGATCGATCGGCAATTATTGATGAAGAAGAAACCGATTAG
- a CDS encoding pentapeptide repeat-containing protein — protein MYKSIALTLVLSLPLNFSLVGYGEDLNHLQQLLSTRKCPQCDLSGSGLVQSNLVGAKLNGANLVGANLSQANLSGADLSGANLTGASLFGANLTGANLTGAILTGADLRGTYLNNANLDNTKLDTAYVQGAVGIPSSAGTPELFYGLGMVEGKQGRTSAAIENFNKALTINSEYAPAYLARAMAHYRLGQNALAAQDAQMASTLFERQGNTPGYEAAENFIKGMEIALKPREQGGGNAQLDQMVQGIGSLLLQFVLPALGLF, from the coding sequence ATGTACAAATCGATCGCCCTCACCCTCGTCCTCAGTCTTCCCCTGAACTTCTCCCTAGTTGGTTATGGGGAAGATTTAAACCATCTACAGCAATTATTATCCACCCGAAAATGTCCCCAATGCGATCTGAGCGGTTCGGGGTTAGTGCAATCGAATCTAGTCGGGGCAAAATTAAATGGGGCCAATCTCGTCGGGGCCAATCTTAGTCAAGCTAATTTAAGTGGGGCGGATCTGAGTGGCGCAAATTTAACTGGAGCCTCTCTTTTTGGTGCTAATCTGACTGGAGCGAACTTAACCGGGGCAATCTTGACGGGTGCGGATTTAAGAGGCACTTATCTCAATAATGCTAACCTCGACAACACCAAACTAGACACTGCCTATGTACAGGGTGCGGTGGGAATTCCCAGTAGTGCCGGTACTCCTGAACTATTCTATGGTCTAGGAATGGTGGAAGGAAAACAGGGACGCACCAGCGCCGCTATAGAAAATTTTAATAAGGCCTTGACAATTAACTCAGAATATGCTCCAGCTTATCTGGCCCGGGCTATGGCTCACTATCGTCTGGGACAAAATGCTCTAGCGGCCCAGGACGCTCAAATGGCTTCGACTCTCTTTGAACGACAAGGTAATACCCCCGGTTACGAAGCGGCAGAGAATTTTATTAAAGGCATGGAAATCGCCCTAAAACCGCGAGAACAAGGTGGTGGCAACGCTCAATTAGACCAAATGGTGCAGGGGATTGGTTCTCTGCTCTTACAGTTTGTTTTACCCGCTTTGGGACTGTTTTAA
- a CDS encoding ArsR/SmtB family transcription factor yields MAIEKIAPVCGESHHQEGKFQNLQGLELEKAQKMAEFFSLLGDANRLRILSLLAKQELCVCDLADDLGMSESAVSHQLRTLRALRLVKYQKQGRRVFYRLADHHVLDLYYAVSEHLEEPADED; encoded by the coding sequence ATGGCCATAGAGAAAATAGCACCGGTTTGTGGGGAATCCCATCACCAAGAGGGGAAATTCCAGAACTTGCAGGGATTAGAACTAGAAAAAGCCCAAAAAATGGCCGAATTTTTCAGCCTTTTGGGGGATGCCAACCGCCTCAGAATTCTGTCGCTTTTAGCCAAACAAGAATTATGTGTTTGTGACTTAGCCGACGACTTAGGGATGAGTGAATCGGCCGTATCGCACCAGTTAAGAACCCTAAGAGCCTTAAGATTAGTTAAATACCAAAAACAGGGACGGAGAGTCTTTTATCGTCTTGCCGATCATCATGTTCTTGACCTTTATTACGCGGTCTCGGAACATTTAGAAGAACCAGCGGACGAGGATTAA
- a CDS encoding metallothionein gives MIAVTMMKCACKSCLCVVSIADAIKENDQYYCSQACANGHVNENEKGCGHQGCGCV, from the coding sequence ATGATCGCTGTCACCATGATGAAATGTGCTTGTAAATCCTGTTTGTGTGTAGTATCGATCGCCGATGCCATCAAAGAAAACGATCAATACTACTGTTCCCAAGCTTGTGCCAATGGTCACGTTAACGAGAACGAGAAAGGCTGTGGACACCAGGGCTGTGGTTGCGTTTAA
- a CDS encoding Uma2 family endonuclease: MLLALKQLTVTPGDRLLLTSLTWQDYEKILDELGERRSIRLSYSQGTLEAMTPLFIDENTKVLIGDLVKVLLDELELDYEPAGSTTFKNQQMDQGIEPDESFYIENCAAVRGKKRLDLAIDPPPDLAIEIDITKRTRFNNYERLGVPELWRYNGERLEINVLQGSEYVESSQSRLFSQFNLIEKIPETLQNSQKIGSAMALKQFRIWVKQTLNP; encoded by the coding sequence ATGTTATTAGCATTAAAACAACTAACTGTTACCCCAGGCGACCGCCTGTTGTTAACTTCACTCACTTGGCAAGATTATGAAAAAATTCTTGACGAATTGGGAGAGCGACGGTCAATTCGTCTATCTTATAGTCAGGGAACTTTAGAAGCAATGACTCCTCTTTTTATTGATGAAAACACCAAAGTTTTAATCGGGGATTTGGTTAAAGTTCTCCTGGATGAATTAGAGTTAGACTATGAACCCGCTGGATCGACAACCTTTAAAAATCAGCAAATGGATCAAGGAATAGAACCAGATGAGTCTTTTTATATCGAAAATTGTGCTGCTGTTAGGGGAAAAAAGCGACTTGATCTGGCTATTGATCCCCCTCCCGATTTAGCAATTGAAATTGATATTACTAAGCGAACCCGATTTAATAATTATGAGCGATTGGGTGTTCCTGAATTGTGGCGATATAATGGAGAGAGACTGGAAATCAATGTTTTGCAAGGATCGGAATATGTTGAATCTTCCCAAAGCCGACTATTTTCTCAATTTAATCTAATAGAAAAAATTCCAGAAACGCTACAAAATAGTCAAAAAATAGGTAGTGCAATGGCATTAAAACAATTCCGAATTTGGGTCAAGCAAACGCTTAATCCCTGA
- a CDS encoding DNRLRE domain-containing protein has protein sequence MAITSSVLAVSTFVIAPVQAATVNRTTAFGNGADTFVVNINPDTNFNAVDPTVAIKGDSTVIRKGYLRFDLNSINKSNISNAIFNWTYVDNNSTPPLSSYSVYGLNDGNAGENWNESTITWNNAPANGGGNTIDSSQTTFLGLFSFNPTSTPFGTIISFSDPKLVSFLQNDTNNLATLIITRDNFNVSTQNFAGKEATQFAPPTLQLEITPPPPVTSIPEPSSILGILSLGVLGIGAALKRKL, from the coding sequence ATAGCGATTACATCTTCTGTTTTAGCTGTTAGTACCTTTGTTATAGCACCTGTTCAAGCAGCAACTGTTAATCGTACAACAGCTTTTGGCAATGGTGCAGATACTTTTGTTGTTAATATTAATCCTGATACAAATTTCAATGCAGTAGATCCAACAGTTGCAATTAAGGGTGATTCTACTGTCATAAGGAAAGGATACCTAAGATTCGATCTAAACTCCATCAATAAATCAAACATTAGTAACGCTATTTTCAATTGGACTTATGTTGATAATAACTCTACTCCTCCACTGTCTAGCTACAGTGTCTATGGGTTAAATGATGGAAATGCTGGAGAGAACTGGAACGAATCCACAATTACTTGGAATAATGCACCTGCTAACGGGGGAGGTAACACGATTGATTCCAGCCAAACCACTTTTCTAGGATTATTCTCTTTTAATCCTACAAGTACACCATTTGGTACGATAATTAGTTTTTCCGATCCTAAATTAGTCAGCTTTTTACAGAATGATACGAACAATCTAGCAACGCTAATCATCACGCGCGATAATTTTAACGTTTCTACCCAAAATTTTGCTGGTAAGGAAGCTACTCAATTTGCTCCACCAACACTACAATTAGAAATTACTCCCCCACCTCCTGTCACTTCTATCCCCGAACCCTCATCAATTCTAGGAATACTGAGTTTAGGAGTATTAGGAATAGGTGCGGCTTTAAAGCGAAAACTGTAA
- a CDS encoding type II toxin-antitoxin system PemK/MazF family toxin has protein sequence MSNPKAAEIWLVRFPFSDLSTTKLRPALVLAVHREEQIILGIFSKIPPGEWWETWILVREGHPNFSQTGLKKTSVIRTDKIATVNQSVFQQKLGILPSDILNQVQTALKKSLNIP, from the coding sequence ATGTCCAACCCTAAAGCTGCCGAAATTTGGTTAGTTCGCTTTCCCTTCAGCGACCTTAGCACCACAAAACTCAGACCCGCGCTAGTTTTAGCTGTACATCGAGAAGAACAAATCATCCTGGGAATCTTCTCCAAAATCCCCCCTGGAGAGTGGTGGGAAACTTGGATACTGGTTAGGGAAGGACATCCCAACTTCTCACAAACAGGCTTAAAAAAGACCTCTGTAATCAGAACTGACAAGATTGCGACGGTCAACCAGTCCGTTTTTCAACAGAAACTAGGCATTTTACCCTCAGACATCCTAAACCAAGTTCAAACTGCCCTCAAAAAATCCTTAAATATTCCCTAG